The DNA window CAAGAACATGGTCACCGGCGACCAGGTCAGCCTGCACCGCAAGCTCGTCGAGGCGGTCTACGCCGCCCAGCTCGAGCGGCGGCTGGCCAAGGACCAGATCCTGGCCGCCTACCTGAACCTGGTGTACTTCGGCGACGGCGTGTACGGGATCGCGACCGCGGCCCAGCACTACTTCTCCAAGCCGGTCGGGCGGCTGTCACTGGCCGAGGCGGCCGCCCTGGCCGGCACGATCGCCAGCCCGGCGCGCTTCAAGCCAACCGCGGGCCGGCTTGCGCTGCAGCGGCGCAACGAGGTGCTCCAGCGGATGGCGGCGGTCGGCTTCGCCACCCCGGCCCAGGTCGCGGCGGCCAGGCGCCAGCCGCTGCGGTCCCAGGTCCATGCGGAGACGGTCCGCTACCCGTATTTCGTCGACCATGTGACCCGCCAGCTCCTCGGCTCCCACGCGCTGGACGCGACCCTCGGCCCGGCCGGTTCGGCGGCCAGGGCCAGGGCCGTGTTCGAGGGTGGCCTGCGGGTCGTCACCACCCTGCGCCCGCACGAGCAGGCGCTCGCCGAGGCGGCCGTGCGCGACCAGCTCGCCGGGACCGCCGTGCGCGACCAGCCCGCCGGGACCGCCGTGCGCGACCAGCCCGCCGGGGCGGGCCCGGACGCCGCCCTGGTCAGCGTCGAACCGGCCAGCGGCGCGATCGTCGCCATGGTCGGGGGCCGCGACTTCGCCCGTTCCCAGGTCGACCTGGCCACTGGCGAGGGCGGCGGCGGCTTCCCGCCCGGCTCCTCGTTCAAGGTCTTCTACCTGGTCGCCGCCCTGGAACAGGGGCTCCCGTTGAGCACCAGCTTCGACACCGCCCAGCCGAGGACGGTCACCGCCCCCGAGTGCTCGACGGGGTACACGGTTCACAACGCCGAGACCGGTGGACTCGGCCGCATCGGCCTGGCCCGGGCGACGGCCGAGTCTGTCAACACCTACTACGCCCAGCTGATGGTCAAGGTCGGCACGCCGGCAGCGATCGAAGCGGCCAGGCGCATGGGCGTCACCGCACCACTGCGCGACTACTGCTCGCTGGTGCTCGGCACCGAGAACGTCAGCCCGCTCGACCTCGCCTCCGCCTACGGCACGCTGGCCGACGGCGGCGTCCACTGCCGGCCGCTCGCGATCACCAGGGTCACCGGCCCGACCGGTCGGGTCCTGCTCGCCGGGCAGCCGTCCTGCCAGCAGGTGGTCGACCCGCGGGTGGCGGCCACCGCGACCGGCATCCTGCGCGGCGTGGTCGCGCCGGGCGGCACCGGCTTCCGGGCCGCCATCGACCGGCCGGTGGCCGGCAAGACCGGGACCACCACGAGCTTCGCCGACGCCTGGTTCACCGGGTTCACCCCGCAGCTGGCCACGTCGGTGTGGGTCGGCAACCCGACCAGCCAGGTCCCCATGGCCCACCTGTTCAACGGCGGGCCCGTCTACGGCGGCACCTTCCCGGCGCTGATCTTCCAGCAGTACATGGCGGCCGCCCTCGCCGGCCTGCCCGTCCTCGAGCTGCCCGCCCTGCCCGGCGCGGCCGGGCGGCCCGTCCTCGAGCTGCCCACCCCGCCCGGCGCGGCCCCTGCCGGGCGGGGTGGGCGCAGCCACCACCGCCACCACCGGGGGCCGGGTTGACGGCCGCCCTCGGTCGCGTCATGGCCTACCGGCGACCGTTCCGGGCCCGGGTAGCCAGGAGCGGCCTGCTGGCGACCGCACCTGTCTCGGTCGCGTTCCTGCTGCTCACCCTGGCCGTGAGCGCACTGTGGCGCGACCAGGCAGGCGGCCACCGGGCGGTGGCCGCCTGCTGCGCCTGGCGCGCCGCCGGCCTGCCCCACGGCGCCCTGGTCCCGCTGCTCGGCAGCGCCTTCCTGGTCCGCCGGCCGGTCGAGGCGGCCTGGACGGTGGCCGCCACCTGGCTGGTGCTCGGTCCGCTGGAGGCGGTCATCGGGAGCCGGCGGCTGCTCGTCATCGGTGCCCTCGGTCACGTCCTCCCCACCGTCCTCGCCGACTTGTGCTGGCTGGCCTGGGCGGGGCCCGGCGGGAGCCTCGCCGCCCTGGACGTCGGCACCTCGGCGGTGGTGGT is part of the Actinomycetes bacterium genome and encodes:
- a CDS encoding transglycosylase domain-containing protein gives rise to the protein MSPAWGGSGNLDGAPRSIGRSWARLGGLLLAITVTASLALVPLAASMAALSAAADRQVAGMPSLARLLARPPADSVVYAADGSVLAVLHGGQDRTVVPLAAIPVRVRQAVLAVEDARFYQHGALDPRGIARALAADLRSGRTLEGGSTIAQQYVKNMVTGDQVSLHRKLVEAVYAAQLERRLAKDQILAAYLNLVYFGDGVYGIATAAQHYFSKPVGRLSLAEAAALAGTIASPARFKPTAGRLALQRRNEVLQRMAAVGFATPAQVAAARRQPLRSQVHAETVRYPYFVDHVTRQLLGSHALDATLGPAGSAARARAVFEGGLRVVTTLRPHEQALAEAAVRDQLAGTAVRDQPAGTAVRDQPAGAGPDAALVSVEPASGAIVAMVGGRDFARSQVDLATGEGGGGFPPGSSFKVFYLVAALEQGLPLSTSFDTAQPRTVTAPECSTGYTVHNAETGGLGRIGLARATAESVNTYYAQLMVKVGTPAAIEAARRMGVTAPLRDYCSLVLGTENVSPLDLASAYGTLADGGVHCRPLAITRVTGPTGRVLLAGQPSCQQVVDPRVAATATGILRGVVAPGGTGFRAAIDRPVAGKTGTTTSFADAWFTGFTPQLATSVWVGNPTSQVPMAHLFNGGPVYGGTFPALIFQQYMAAALAGLPVLELPALPGAAGRPVLELPTPPGAAPAGRGGRSHHRHHRGPG